The Bdellovibrio sp. GT3 genome contains the following window.
TGCGATCCTCGTCGGCCATCGAGGCTGAGAAGCCACCTGAATTTTTTCTTACCAGTTGGGAAGTGGGGTTCTGTGGTTTACCAGGCAGTCTTAAATCCTGCCAGTTTACCTGCAGGCGCACTGAGCCTGACAAAATCAACAGATCCCCTTTGTTGTTCGGTGCACTTTGCACGATGCCGTCCTGATTCAAAGTAGGTACGAACACTTTCGAACCTGGAGGGAATTTTTTTGCAAACTCATCCGCTGTCTGTGGAGCTCCGGCTTGCACGACCGGTTTGGCTTTGACGATTTCAGGAAGCTGATACTTGATTTCCTGAAGAGCCGCGTGCCGCTTGAAAGTTTCTGCCACTTTGGCTTGTGCAATAGCGTCCTCCACTTTGCGTTCAGCTTTCTTCAAAGTGCGTTGCAGCCACTCATCTTTGTCTTTGTTGAATTGCGCAAGCAATCCATCGTACTTGTTTTTGGTTTCGACAGCCTTTTTGGTTTCTTTGCGCAAATGATCCTGAAGAATTGAGATATCACTTTTCAACTGTTCAATCTGTTCAAGGCCTTCCAGGCGTGCGCGCGTGGCTGGTGCCAATACATCCATGGCTCTTTGAACGATGGATTGGGCGACGCCAACACGTTTTGCAGTTTGAATCGCCAAGGAGTCACCAGGTATCCCTGCCAAAAATCCATATGTAGGGCGGCCGGTTTTAGGATCGTATTCCATGCTGCCGTTAAGGACGCGGGAGTTTTCATCCCAGCCGGATTTCAAAGGGCCCAAATGCGACGTTACGATGGCAAAGACATCGTTCGCAGAGAATTCCTCGATGAAGGCACGCGCCAGGGCACTTCCTTCTTCGGGATCTGTGGAGCCACAGATTTCGTCGATTAAGATCAGATTTTGATGGCCTTTGACGGAAGCGGCCTTGCCCAGAATTTTCAAGTGGGCTGCAAATGTGGAGAGTTCCTCGTCAACACTTTGGCTGTCGCCGATCCCGATCAGGACATCTTTAAAAAACGGAATGCGCGAAGTTTCGCTGGCGCAAATAGGAAGTCCGCAGCGAGCCATCTGGGCAGCAAGCCCAATTGATTTTAGCAATACGGTTTTACCGCCGGCATTGGGACCGCTTAAAAGCAGGATGCTTTTTTTGCCATCCAAAAGGACCGTGTTTGAAATAACTTTTTTGCCACTCAGTTGTAGCAGCGGATGGCGCACTTCGATAAGTTCCATTGTGTCTGTGGCGAACTCAATCGGATGTCCGTTGATTTGGTTTGTGAACTGGGCCTGGGAAAAGCGAATATCGCCTTCCTCCATCAAGACACGCGAGCTTTCAATGTCTATCACCTGTGATGAAAGATAGTGAGAAAGCTGGGTTAACAGTCTTTCGATCTCGTCCTCGATTTCCGCTTCAACCTGTCTGAGGCGGTTGTTGGTCGGAATGACTTTTTCGGGCTCAATGAAAACGGTTTGCTTACTTTGTGAAGAACCGTGAATCACGCCAGGAAGTTTGCTTTGCATGCCTGCGCGAACGGGTAGAACCCAACGTCCTTCGCGGGTTGTGACGAATTTATCCTGAATGACGGTTTCCATCTGATGGTCGCGCACCAGGCGATCCAGGGTGTTCTGGACTTCGCGGGCCAGGCGTTCTTTCTCTTTGAACAAGTTGTACAAAGTCTCGCTCGCGTCAGAACGGATTTCTCCGCCGGGAGTCAGGATCTGATCGATGGCTGAAAGAGGTTCTTCCGCATCCATCAGGCTGTCATGCATTCTTTTTGCCCAAGAGTTTTCAATGGGTTCAAGCGCTTCCTTCAAGGCCAGGGCTTCCATGCAGAAGCTGCGAACGTCTTTAATTTCCAGAGTTTTAAGGACGGCTTTCTTTTTCAGACGAGCGATCCATGTTGAATACAGATCCAGGCTCTGCATGTAGGGGCGGAGTCCTTGATTCAGAACTTCAGTGGCATCGGCAATTTCCTGGAAGCTGACATATGCTTCTTCGGCGGAAGACAGCGGCTTGATGTCGAGTACAGCTTCACGGCCCACATCACTTGTGGCGTGGGATTTTATTTTTTCTAAAATTTCAATCCAATCAAGGACGACGAGATCTTGCATTCAGGGCTCCAATTAGAACAATGCCGAAAAGCGCGAGCAGTAAAACGAACCAATCATAGTGGCCCCATTTAACATAGGCGGTGGCTGGTGCATTTTTCAAATACTTTACCGTAAACTGTCCTGTCCACTCTTCATGAAGTGGGGAAGTTTGTTGAAGGTCACCGTTTGCCAGCATCACCGTGCTAATCCCGGTGTTGGTTGAACGAATCAGTGGGCGACGGACTTCAATCCCTCTCGCCAGCGTCATGTACATGTGTTGTAAGGGCTCAAAGGTGCGCCCGAACCAAGAGTCATTTGTAACATTCACCAGAATGTCAGAATTCGCTGCCGCCAAGCCGCGGGAAAAGGCGGGATCCAATCCTTCATAGCAAATCTGACCACCCAGGCGAATGGTGTCGTCTTTGTGATTCCAATTCAGGGCCCGCGGACCTGTGCCGCGTCCAAAGTTTGAAATGAAAGGCAGCCATTTAAGCATGATCGGGAATTTTTCGCTTAACGGAAGATACTCTCCAAACGCCAGAAGGTTCGTCTTCAAATAAGGAGAATCGAGGTTGTTTCCACGTCCATCAATCAGGAACAGGGCATTGAAAGTGGCTTCATCGCGATGCGGATCAACAACCGGGCTGCGCGAGTAGGCCCCGGCCAGAATTGGCTGCTGCAGGTTTACCAGTTCGCGAGCCAGAGTTTGCGAGTGCTTGCGATTTAAGAGGCGTTGATCCAGGTAATCGGGGAAAGCCGTTTCCGGCCAGACAAACAATTCAGTGTCAGGGAACTTTTGTGCAGCTTCCAGAGTCATCGCCGTGAATTTGCGCGTGATGAAGTCCTGGGCGCCACGGCCTTGCTCGGCCTGAATCTTGTCGGAGTTCCCGATGTTGGCTTGAATGATTGTGGCTTTGAATTCGCGATCGAAATGATCCCATGTGCTCTTATGGAAATGGCCACCTGCGACCAAGGCAATCAAAAGTACAAGCAGTGCGGTGATCTGGCCAAAACTGTGAAAAGACTTTTTGAAGCCGACCCAAATTGAAGCCACCCAGGCATTTAGTAGCAAGACTACTGCTGACAAGCCGGCAAAGCCAATCACGTCGGCCCATTGATAGGCCGGAATATGGGCCGCAAGAAGTGTGTAGCCCAAATTCCAATCAAAAATGACCGGCCAGATGCGCTCCAAAAGAGCATGGGACAAGGCGATCGTGAATAAAGTCTGAGTTTGCGAGAGATTGAATTTCTTTTTTAGAAATACTCCCAAAGTGGTCGCCGCAGGAATGTAGAGATGCATGAAAGCACAAAAAAGCAGCAGTGCTGCGAAGGAAATCACCCAAGGCATTGCGCCGAATTCATGCGCTGTGTAGGCAATCCAGTGAAAACCAATTGCTGTCAGAGTGAATTGCGTGCACCAGCCGCTCCAGAAGGCCTTTTTCAGAGGGGCGGAGGAATTATTTCCAGAGACTGAAATCCACAGAGGAGCATAGCAAAACAGCAAAGCCCATGGTGGAAGCGGGATGTAGCTTGTTCCCACCAAAATTCCCGAGAGTAATGCCCAACGTAAATCGATGGCTTTGTGCTTGAATAATTGAACGGCTTTCTTCATCATGGTATTAGTAACACAAAGAATGAGTGAGTCCACGTGAAATTAAAAGTCCGATGCCCAGGTTGTGCTAAATTATACGAAGTTGCGAGTGATGATATTCATTCGGAAACTCCGGTATTTCAGTGCATTTCTTGCGACAACCGTTTTGGTTTCGAATATCCTCCGATGGATCCTGCGAGTGTGCTTACGTTCTTGGTACCTGTGACTGGTATGGCGCCAACTTCTGATGCGCAGCAAAAACAAGTCACGACAGAGGAAATCCTGGAATCCATCACAAAGCCCGCGGTTGAGCCAACAGTGGAGCAAGTGCAAAGCCAGGAAATGAAGTCATGCCCGAAATGCGGCGCTTTGAATGGTCGTCGCGCTCATGAGTGCTATTCTTGCCACGTTTTGTTTGAGCGTTTGGTAGGGCTGCCTCAGGATGCCAGCCTCCGCGCGCAGCCAAGTCTGGTGCGCAAATGGAAAAACGTTTTGGATAATTTTGAAGATGAGAGCCTTCACGAGGCCTTCATCAAAAGTTGTGCGGAACTTGATGCTCATCGTTTTGCGATTTTGAAATACGAAGAAATTAAATCGGCTCAGGGTGGGGATGCACTTTGCGATCAAATGATCGCGCGTATCAACAGCATGATGATGGTGGGTATTTCTCAAAAGCCAACAACCAGAGTTGCCAACCCAGCGCACGCAAATCGTCCCAAGTGGATGAAGTGGGTCTACATCGGTCCATTCGCCGTCAGTGCTGTGTTGATTCTTTGGGGATTGCTAAATCTTGGAAACCGCAATTTGGTCGGCGTGGGCGTGGCATTAGCCTGTATGGCGACCGGTATGATCGTAATGATCCGCGGACGCTTATCACTTTCAGATTTCATGGATTAAAAAGCAAAAAGGCAGTCGGTGAGACTGCCTTTTTTAGTTTTAGAAGCTTTCGTCGTCTGTGGCTTTGGTGCCCAGACGAGTTGGCTTGGGTTTGCCGTTGCCAATCGCATTGATTAAAGAGCGACCAAAGCGGCTGACCTCGCTGGCGGCATGGCCCGCAGGAGCTTCATTCGGATCAGCACCCAACTTTTGCATGCTATCCACATTTACTGTGACCACGCCTGAAGCCGACACGCCCTGATCCAAAATCGTCAAAGCTTTATATAGATTCAACTGACGGGAAGTGCGTGTTTTGGTTGCAAGCTGAGTTTGCGCATCACCTGTTGCCAGGATGTACTTCTTAACATCAGCCGCCGTGAAGGCCTGCTTATTGGCCATAACCAATACTGCTGCACCTGAAACAAAGGCTGTCGCTTGAGAGGTACCGGTCATGTAGCCGTAAGAGTTGCCAGGCAAGCACGAACGAATGTTTTGGCCGGGAGCTGCGATATCCACGGTTTCGACACCATAGTTGGACGAGCTTAGAACCTGAACTGTCGGGTCCAAGGCTGTCACTGAGATGATATTTTTAAGCTTATAGTCTGCAGGGTAGTAATGATGCTCGTCCGAGTTGGAACGCTCATTACCAGCAGCTGCAACGAAAAGAATACCTTTCTTTTCGGCTTCCTTAACAGCGTCGTGCTCTTCTTGAGAGAACTCGGTGCCGCCACCTGAATAGTTGATGATCTTTGCACCCATTTTCACAGCGTAGTTAATTGCCGCAACCGTGTTTTTCAAGTTGTCGGTATTTGGAACTTTAGGATCGTAGTACTTAAGAACCATCAGGCTGACTTCAGGGGAAACACCGGCGATGCCCTTGCCATTGCCAGCTTCAGCACCAATGATACCGGCGATATGTGTGCCATGTCCGTGATTGTCATCCAGCTTGTTGTTGTTGGAAACAAAGTTCCAACCGTGAACGTCATCCACGAAACCGTTGCCATCGTCGTCGATGCCGTTGGTCGCCTTGTCGCGCCCCAAAGCATCTTTGCCAGTTTCACCTGGGTTCATCCAAAGATTTTTGCTTAAGTCTTCGTGATTAACATCAATACCCGTATCAATAACTGCGACCACGATATCCTTGTCACCACGAGTGACGGACCACGCACGTGCCGCATCGGATTTTTTCAAACCCCAAGCCTGGCTGATGGCAGGGTCATTAAACAAAGCACTGGGTTCGTCTTCAACCTTGTCAGTCTGTGAAGTGATCTTGGAATTCTCAAAAAGACGTCCGTCTTTTTTGCTGAACTTGCTGGAGCTCTGCGAACGAGACGGGGAGGAGTCTGAAATATACAGGTAAGTGCCCAATCCACCAAAGAAGATCACGCCGACGGCACCGGATGCTAACAACCACTTGCGAGAAAACATGAAGAGTTCCCCTTTCTCCAAGGGGCTTATCGGCAGATTTACGTCGAGGTGAAGCTAAAACCGCGCTGTCTCACTCTGAGACAGGCGCTTGGTCGGGGTCACTTTTTGAAATTCAATAGTTCTTCAGGAAAACGAGTGGTTTGGGAAGGATGCAGCAGGCGATTGTAGAACACATAATTGCGCATCGTAAGCTTGATATACGCGCGGGTTTCCTCGTAAGGCACTTCCTCGATAAACTCCACGGCATCAGAGCGGAAGCGAGTCTTCAACCAGCCACGGATAGCGGAGTCATTGGCGTTGTAGCCTGAAACTGCCAGAATGTACTGATTGTCGTACTTCTTCATCAGATTTTTAAGTTCAAAGGCCCCCAAGGGGATATTGATCTCTGGTTTGTACAGGTCTAAGGCTTCTTTGTACTGAAGGCCATAGGTGCTGGCCAGATTCTTAGAAACGCTTGGCAAGAGTTGCATCAATCCAAAGGCATCCACAGGGCTGCGGGCTTCCGGGTCGAACGCTGATTCCTGACGAATGATTCCGTAAATGAACTCCTGAGGAATACCACTCTTCGTGGAAGCTGCAGCCACGATATCGCCGTAGGGCTGAGGGAATAAAAGTTCCGGATGGTCGTTAAGCAGGCGATCTTTAACCTCTGGTTGCAGGGAACCCAGTGTCGAGAAAAGCGGGAGATAAAGTCCCGCACGAGCGTAACCCGAGAACATTGTCAGCCATGTTGTTTCGTCAGTGACATTTTCTTTTTTAAGATCATCAGAAGCCTGGTTCAGGGCTTTTTCTGCAAATTTCTTTTCGTTCACTGTGATCAGCCACTCAATTTGCAGGCGCAGGCGGCCTTGCAATTCATTTATACCTAACACTGTGGCATTGGCTGAATTTTGAGAGCTGGCTTTGATGGCTGGATATTCGCGATTCAACTCACGATAGGCCATCATGCCATAATAACCCAAAGGATCTTCTTTAATCAGGCTTTCCAGCTCGGTTGTGGATTCAGTAGCTTTACCTTGGTTCTTGAGTGACCGGCCCAACCAGAACTTCGCTTTCATCTTGTCAGATGAATCTTTGACAGTATCACGCATTTGCTCAAGGTTTTTAGAGGCCTCGTCAAAGCGTTGCAGCTTGTAGTAGTTCCAGGATTTCATCCATGCGAGCTTATCGCGCAAGCCAGCCTGACTGACCGGTTGCTTGTAACTTTCCTCGTAGAACTCCAGAGCTTTTTCGAAGTTCCCTTTTTCCTCTTCGATGCGACCTTTGATAAAATAAACTTCATCCATCGGATACAAGCCACGAAGTTCGCGGTTGGTTGCTGTCAAAGTTTTATAAGCGAGCGTGGTTTGATCTTCAGTCCACAATGTCTTGGCCAACAAAACTTGAGCGTCGTGGTATCGTGCCAGAGCTTTGCGGTCCTTTTTGTTTGCCAGATATTGTTTCTTTGTGGTGTTCGAAAGCTCCGTCGTAGCATTGACGTAGTCCTGCTTGCGCTGGGCCACCTTGTAGGTCATGCGAACATTTTTGGTTGCTTGAAACTTGTCTTCGTTGCTGGCTTCTTTGTTGGATAGGATTTTACGATAAGTCGCCAATGCCGGGTCAAATTCACGATTAAAGCGTTGATCCATGGCAACCGCACTTAAATCCTTAAACTCCGGAGCAGGATTTAAACGGGGAGAGTTCGCATACAGCTGCTCTTGAGCTTCCGTGATAAGCTCTGGAGATTGTAGTTTCTGAGCGTTCTCCAAAGCCTTTAAGAGGTAGTCCTCTTTTTTCTTTTTATTGGTTTCAACGGCCGCTTTGGCCAGATAGGCCTCGGCATCATCCTTTAGGTCGGTCGTTGCGGCAGAAGCTTTTAGTTTGATATCAGCAAAAAGTTCCGCGTACCACGGATTGATAGTCTCAGGCAGCGGATTTAGTTTTACCTCAGACGCGCAGACTTCATAAGCGCGTAGTAGTGCCAGATCATGAATAGGCAGCTCGTGAAGGCTTGATAACTGTTTATAGTTATCGCATGCCACTTTGGGGTCTGATTTCTTTTTGGTGTTTGCTTCCAGGTAAAGTCGAACCCATTCAGGATTATCCTGGGGGATCAATCTTTTTTCAAAGCGAGTGTCTTGGCGCGAAGTGGTCGCGCAACCCATAAGAACTGATAAAAATGAGAGGGTAATAAAAAAACGAGGCATGAATTAAGCTTAAGCCGTTCATGCCTCGTGTGCAAAGGATTAGAAAATTACAGACGACCACCGCGTTGAAGCGCTTCGATGCGAACCTCAAGCGGTGGATGAGTCATCATAAGTCCAGCGATGCCGCCTTTGTCGCGGTTGGAGATCATCAGCGTTGCTGTCTGACCTTCTTCTGGTGGAATTGGCAGGTCATAAACGGAACGAAGCTTTTGCAAAGCTGCGATCATGTTTTCGCGAGAGGAGTATTTTGCGCCACCAGCGTCAGCACGGAATTCTCTTTTGCGAGAATAGTAGTTCACCACAAATGATCCCAGGAATGTGAATGCGATATCACCAATGATAACGCAGGCAAAGTGCACGATGCCGCGCATTTTCTCGTCCACGTTTTGCGCAATCAAATTTGCCAGGATACGGGAGAAGAACATCGCAAAGGCATTTACGATACCTTGGATCAAGGTCATGGTAACCATGTCACCATTCGCGATATGTGCCACTTCGTGACCAAGCACGCCTTCAAGCTCTTTTTCGTTCATTCTTTGCAGCAATCCTGTGGAAACCGCTACCAAAGATTTACTTTTCGAAGGACCTGTTGCGAATGCGTTGATGTCTGGAGATTCATAAATCCCGACTTCCGGCATTTTTGGAAGTTGCGCGCGACGAGCCAGATCGTGAACTGTGTTCACAAGGTGACGAAGCTCTGGATTTGAGTTGTTTGGTTCAATGATTTTTACACCATGGAACATCTTTGCCATCCATTTGGACATCAGCAAAGAAATGAAAGCGCCGCCCATACCCCAAACAAGACAGAATGCCATCATGAATGGAAGGTAACTGTTCAAACCGGTCAAGCCCAATACGCGGCTTACGATCGACCAGACGATACCGATGGTCACGATAACCATAACGTTCGTCAGTACAAATAATCCGATTCTTTTGAAAAATGCCATTTTTATAACTCCTTTAAGAGACATGTTAATTTTGATGTCTCTCCAGGAATTGTCAATAGGGGCACCTCTTCAAATCTGTTAAGAAGAGGTGCTAAAAACGACTAGGTTGTAACTGGCTGTTTTTGATTTTTTTGGCCCGTGCCGCCATTCGGTGTGGTGCTAAATTGGAACCGCAAAACGTCCTTATCCAGATCCACATTGACACGTCCACCATCCATAAGGCGACCGAATAAAAGTTCATCAACCAGAGCTTTCTTCAAGTGTTCGTCCACAGTTCTTGCCAACGGACGGGCACCATAAACCTTGTCGAATCCTTTTCTCATCAACCACTTGATGACATCCTGAGAAACATTGAGTTCCACTTTTTTCTGCAGCAATACCATTTTCAGTTCGTCGACAAATTTCTGAGTGATTTTTAAAATCATGTCATCAGAAAGATCGCGGAAGGAAACAACGGCATCCAATCGGTTAATGAACTCTGGCGCAAAGGCTTTTTTGATCGCATCCATGGAAAGGCCGCTGCGGCTTTCTTCCACGAAACCGATTGTTCCTCGTGCAGTTTCTGCGGCACCAGCGTTGGAGGTCATGACGATGACGGCATTCTTGAAGTCAGCAACGCGACCGTTGCTGTCCGTCAAGCGACCCGCATCCATCACTTGCAGAAGGATGTTGTTGATATCCGGATGCGCTTTTTCGATCTCATCCAGTAGTAGTACACAGTAAGGGTGTTTGGAGACGGCTTCCGTCAACAAACCACCTTCTTCATAGCCCACGTATCCCGGAGGCGCACCGACCAGTCTTGAAACCGCGTGTTTCTCCATGTACTCACTCATGTCGAAGCGTTCAAAGTGAACGCCCATGATCTGCGCCAGCTGACGGCATACTTCAGTTTTACCGACACCGGTCGGGCCAGTGAACAGGAAGCTGCCAATCGGTTTATTGGGACGGCCCAAACCACTGCGTGCGAATTTGATGCTCGCAACGAGGCGGTCGATGGCCTCGTCCTGACCAAAGATCAGTGCTTTGAGTTTCTTATCCAAATCGCGTAACTGAGTTTTTTCAGTCGAAGAAATGGTCGCGATTGGAAGGTTGGTCATTTTGGCAATAGTCTCTTCGATTTCGCCGATATCGATAGTCAGTTCTTTGTCTGTGTTATCTTTTAAACGGAAATGCGATCCTGCTTCGTCCAGGACGTCGATAGCTTTGTCGGGCAGAAGTTTTCCGTGAATATGCTTTTGCGACAATTCGACGGCAGATCGTAAGGCCGCATCTGTGTATTTCACATGATGAAAGTCCTCGTAAGCCTTGCGCAATCCAGTCAGAATCTTGATGCAGTCTTCGTTGGTCGGCTCGTTGATGTCGATCTTTTGGAAACGACGATTCAAGGCACGATCCTTTTCGAAGTACTGACGGTATTCCTGGTGAGTGGTGGAGCCGATACAGCTGATTTCACCATTCGCCAAGGCGGGTTTTAATAAATTCGAAGCATCCATCGAGCCACCGCTGGTAGCTCCGGCGCCGACGATTGTGTGGATTTCGTCAATGAACAAGATCGTGTGGGGACGTTTGGCGATTTCTTTGACGACGGCTTTTAGGCGTCCTTCAAAATCACCCCTGAATTTGGTGCCAGCAAGCAAGCCGCCCAAATCCAAGGAATAAATCACGGCGGATTTTAATTTTTCAGGAACATCGCCGTTGACTATTTTCTGAGCAAGGCCTTCTGCCACCGCTGTTTTACCAACACCGGGTTCGCCGATCAAAAGAGGATTGTTCTTAGTGCGACGACACAGGACCTGAATCGTTCTTTCGATCACATCCTCGCGGCCAATAAGTGGATCGAGTTTTCCGGATTTGGCTTTTTCGTTCAAGTTCACGCAGAAACTTTCAAGGGGAGATCCGCGACCTTCCTCGAAGGATTCCTGATTGAAGTCCGTTGAACGTGGAGCTGCTGACGGAGGGGAGTCGTGCTCTTTTCCGTCTTTGGTAATTCCATGTGAAACATAATTGATGATGTCGAACTGGGTCAGTCCCTGACGGGCCAGTGCAAATGTCGCATGGGAATCTTGTTCGTAGAACAAAGAAATTAAAAGACTGCCTTCGCTGATTTGATTGCGGCCAGCACTTTTCATCTGAATGGCGGCCCGTTGAATCAAGCGGTGACAGGCCAGCGTGAATTCCGGATTCCAGGAATCAAAACCACCATAGGAACCTAATTGTTCATCTGTGATTTGTGGGATGCCGACCTTCAGGTGTTCGCGCAAGTCCGTGCGAAGTCGTTGCACGTTGACCGCGCAGGCTTCCAGGATTTCAACCATCACCGGAGATTCTGAAAGAACCAGCAGGATGTGCTCCAGGGTTACGAACTCGTGGCGATGACGTTTTGCCAGCTCGGTGGCTTCTGCTAACTTTCGTTCTAGCTCGCGGCTCATCATGGTTCCTCCTCCAGTGTGCTCTTAAGGGGATTCTGATTAAGTTGTGCGAATTGGTTGACCTGCATCACTTTCATCTCAGCTATTTCCAGACTGAAGACTCCTGCAACACCGGCACCTTTCTTATGTACATCTAACATTATTTTCGTGGCTTCTTCTTCTGATTTCGCGAAGAACCGACGCAATACAAGAACGACGAAGTCCATAGGGGTATAGTCGTCATTAAGAAGAATGACCTTGTACATCTTCGGAGTGTCTAGTTTTGGGACGAGCTGGACCCCGGCTTCGCCGTCGGGAGATCCATATGGATAGTTGTTGTTCCGATTACCGTTTTCATCAGCCATGGGTTTATTCTACTCCTTGTCTCACATTGAGCACGAATTTGATGGAGGCAAGTCTAGTGGATTTAAAAAAGCTGGAGATTGGTCGTGTCTCATTTGCAGGTATAGCTCATGTTGAATCCCAAAACAAAACTTCGTTTCCTTGTAGTCACTTTGGTGAAGATCCCTTGATTTCATTATTCAGTTTTGACACACTTATGTCGATAAGCATTAGGTCAGTTTAAGTAAACGGAATTTTTTAAAAGACTAAATGGAGGTCTTCAGTGAAAAGAACTACTAGAACGTCACAGGCGGGTTTCTCCCTAGTGGAGTTGATGGTCGTCGTGGCGATTATCGGGGTGTTGGCATCAATCGCAGTGCCAGCAGTTAATAAGTACATCGCGAAAGCGCGTCAGTCAGAAGCAAAGACAAACTTGGCTTCGTTGTATACTTCAGAGAAAGCATTCTTCTCCGAGTATACGACTTACGATTCTCGTTTCCAAGCGATTGGCTATTCTCCTGAAGGTCAACTTCGTTACAATGTTGGCTTTTCAGCAGCACACACAATTGCGACAGCAGCAGCGAACGGTTTTGCAACACCTGTAACAGTTGCAGCAACAAATACTGGTACATTTTGTTTAGGTATTGCGGTTGCAATGCCAACGAATGGTACGGGCCCTGGCTGCAAAATGCTAGCTCCAGCGAATGGTACGGCAACAATTTCCGCATTGCCTGCAACTGCCGGAACTGGCAATACGTTTCGAGCAGCAGCGGCAGCAGTTATTCATAGTAGCAGCGGTGCTCCAATTGATCAGTGGACTATGACTGATATGAAAGTGCTTTCAAATACAGTAAATGGTATTCCATAGTTTGAAGAAATCATGAGCGTGGTGAGTTTATATTCGTCATGTTTAAAGTCAAAAATCCCAAGCATCCTGCTTGGGATTTTTGCGTTTGTATTAGTTGTTGGAACTCAGCAAACAGCAGTTATTCCTGTAAAAAATGTACAAGCAAAGTACATCGCCCCTCCACAAATGTTGGAGA
Protein-coding sequences here:
- the clpA gene encoding ATP-dependent Clp protease ATP-binding subunit ClpA, with amino-acid sequence MMSRELERKLAEATELAKRHRHEFVTLEHILLVLSESPVMVEILEACAVNVQRLRTDLREHLKVGIPQITDEQLGSYGGFDSWNPEFTLACHRLIQRAAIQMKSAGRNQISEGSLLISLFYEQDSHATFALARQGLTQFDIINYVSHGITKDGKEHDSPPSAAPRSTDFNQESFEEGRGSPLESFCVNLNEKAKSGKLDPLIGREDVIERTIQVLCRRTKNNPLLIGEPGVGKTAVAEGLAQKIVNGDVPEKLKSAVIYSLDLGGLLAGTKFRGDFEGRLKAVVKEIAKRPHTILFIDEIHTIVGAGATSGGSMDASNLLKPALANGEISCIGSTTHQEYRQYFEKDRALNRRFQKIDINEPTNEDCIKILTGLRKAYEDFHHVKYTDAALRSAVELSQKHIHGKLLPDKAIDVLDEAGSHFRLKDNTDKELTIDIGEIEETIAKMTNLPIATISSTEKTQLRDLDKKLKALIFGQDEAIDRLVASIKFARSGLGRPNKPIGSFLFTGPTGVGKTEVCRQLAQIMGVHFERFDMSEYMEKHAVSRLVGAPPGYVGYEEGGLLTEAVSKHPYCVLLLDEIEKAHPDINNILLQVMDAGRLTDSNGRVADFKNAVIVMTSNAGAAETARGTIGFVEESRSGLSMDAIKKAFAPEFINRLDAVVSFRDLSDDMILKITQKFVDELKMVLLQKKVELNVSQDVIKWLMRKGFDKVYGARPLARTVDEHLKKALVDELLFGRLMDGGRVNVDLDKDVLRFQFSTTPNGGTGQKNQKQPVTT
- the clpS gene encoding ATP-dependent Clp protease adapter ClpS; the protein is MADENGNRNNNYPYGSPDGEAGVQLVPKLDTPKMYKVILLNDDYTPMDFVVLVLRRFFAKSEEEATKIMLDVHKKGAGVAGVFSLEIAEMKVMQVNQFAQLNQNPLKSTLEEEP
- a CDS encoding type IV pilin protein, with protein sequence MKRTTRTSQAGFSLVELMVVVAIIGVLASIAVPAVNKYIAKARQSEAKTNLASLYTSEKAFFSEYTTYDSRFQAIGYSPEGQLRYNVGFSAAHTIATAAANGFATPVTVAATNTGTFCLGIAVAMPTNGTGPGCKMLAPANGTATISALPATAGTGNTFRAAAAAVIHSSSGAPIDQWTMTDMKVLSNTVNGIP